A genomic window from Peromyscus maniculatus bairdii isolate BWxNUB_F1_BW_parent chromosome 1, HU_Pman_BW_mat_3.1, whole genome shotgun sequence includes:
- the LOC102919038 gene encoding olfactory receptor 6B9: MWKGNITNIREFILVGFPTAPWLQVLLFFIFFITYLFVLLENLVIILTVWITGSLHKPMYYFLGTMSFLEAWYISVTVPKMLAGFLFHPNTISFLGCMTQLYFFISLACTECVLLAAMAYDRYVAICWPLRYPVMMTTGFCVQLTISSWVSGFTISMAKVYFISRVAFCGNNVLNHFFCDVSPILKLACMDLSMAETVDFALAIVILVFPLSATVLSYAFIVSTILHIPSATGQRKAFSTCASHLTVVVIFYTAVIFMYVRPRAIASFNSNKLISAIYAVFTPMLNPIIYCLRNKEVKAAIRKTIAGGRALSLGDSIS; this comes from the coding sequence ATGTGGAAGGGAAACATCACCAACATTAGAGAGTTCATCCTTGTGGGCTTCCCTACTGCTCCCTGGCTGCAAGTTttgctcttcttcatcttcttcataACTTACTTGTTTGTGCTTTTGGAGAATCTAGTCATCATTCTTACTGTGTGGATCACTGGGTCCCTGCACAAACCCATGTACTATTTTCTTGGTACCATGTCCTTTCTGGAGGCCTGGTATATATCTGTCACTGTCCCTAAGATGCTGGCTGGATTCctatttcaccccaataccattTCCTTCTTGGGATGCATGACCCAGCTCTATTTCTTCATATCCCTTGCCTGTACTGAATGTGTACTTTTAGCTGCCATGGCCTATGATCGGTATGTGGCCATATGTTGGCCTCTGCGTTATCCAGTCATGATGACCACAGGGTTTTGTGTTCAGCTGACCATCAGTTCCTGGGTGAGTGGCTTCACCATCTCCATGGCAAAGGTGTACTTTATCTCCCGAGTTGCCTTCTGTGGCAATAATGTCTTGAACCATTTTTTCTGTGATGTGTCACCTATCCTTAAATTGGCCTGTATGGACTTATCTATGGCTGAAACAGTAGACTTTGCTCTAGCCATTGTCATCCTAGTGTTTCCTCTCTCAGCCACAGTCCTTTCCTATGCCTTCATTGTCTCTACCATCCTGCATATACCATCAGCCACCGGGCAGCGGAAGGCCTTCTCTACCTGTGCTTCTCATCTTACAGTGGTGGTCATCTTCTACACAGCTGTGATCTTCATGTATGTCCGACCTCGGGCCATTGCTTCATTTAATTCTAACAAACTGATCTCAGCTATCTATGCAGTCTTCACTCCCATGCTCAACCCTATCATCTATTGCCTGAGGAACAAGGAAGTCAAAGCTGCCATCAGGAAAACCATAGCCGGTGGCAGAGCCTTGTCCTTGGGAGACTCTATTTCCTGA